One Castanea sativa cultivar Marrone di Chiusa Pesio chromosome 4, ASM4071231v1 DNA window includes the following coding sequences:
- the LOC142632218 gene encoding protein BASIC PENTACYSTEINE1-like, with protein sequence MDGDNSLNMRNWGYYEPTTSLKGHLGLQLMSSIPEKPLIGGRNAAVLAGGNNGAFHHRDIGVSHSTYPMDYMRDAWINQREKYINVLPTPNPNYSVLPETSSAHHVQMVQQPPDLSKDERIISTEVTVVEKENGPIKKRQGAKPPKSTKEKKAKRAPRATKAESSPSAPRARSAAKKTTEIVINGIDMDISGIPIPVCSCTGTPQQCYRWGSGGWQSACCTTNMSIYPLPMSTKRRGARIAGRKMSIGAFKKVLEKLAAEGYDFSNQIDLRTHWAKHGTNKFVTIR encoded by the coding sequence ATGGATGGGGATAATAGTTTGAATATGCGTAACTGGGGTTATTATGAACCGACAACATCCCTTAAAGGCCATCTGGGTCTTCAACTTATGTCATCCATACCCGAAAAACCACTTATAGGAGGCCGCAATGCTGCTGTCTTGGCCGGTGGTAACAATGGAGCTTTTCACCATAGGGATATTGGGGTTTCACATTCCACATACCCCATGGACTACATGAGGGATGCTTGGATTAatcagagagagaaatatattaATGTGTTACCCACACCAAACCCAAATTATTCTGTTTTGCCCGAGACATCCTCTGCTCATCATGTGCAGATGGTTCAACAACCACCTGATCTGTCCAAGGATGAAAGGATTATAAGTACAGAAGTGACAGTTGTTGAGAAGGAAAATGGACCTATTAAGAAAAGGCAGGGAGCGAAACCCCCGAAATCCACCAAAGAGAAGAAGGCTAAGAGAGCCCCGCGTGCAACAAAGGCCGAGAGTAGTCCTTCTGCTCCACGTGCGAGGTCAGCAGCGAAGAAAACTACAGAGATTGTAATAAATGGGATTGACATGGATATATCAGGCATTCCTATCCCAGTTTGCTCGTGTACTGGGACACCTCAGCAGTGTTATCGATGGGGCTCTGGTGGGTGGCAATCTGCGTGTTGTACTACTAATATGTCAATCTATCCCTTGCCAATGAGTACTAAAAGGCGTGGAGCAAGGATTGCAGGGAGAAAGATGAGTATAGGAGCGTTTAAGAAAGTTTTGGAGAAACTTGCAGCTGAAGGTTACGACTTCTCTAATCAGATTGATTTGAGGACCCACTGGGCCAAACATGGAACAAATAAGTTTGTCACCATCAGGTAG